Sequence from the Fulvivirga ligni genome:
TATTCTGAATATGGCTACTGATATTGAAGATTTAGGTACAGTTACAGCTACTGTAGATAATATCACCATTTACTAAACTCATCATGGCAGGAACACATTTTCAAGGTTCCTGCCTCTTTTTTAATATACATCGAATGAAAAATCTAGTTAAGTATTGTTTGGTTCTCAGTTATCTTTTGTGTCCATTTTTAGTAAGCTGCGGAGAAGATGATGGTGGGGAAACGCCACCGCCGGATGAAGTTACCCTTTCCATTGCGGCCAATTCCTTTGCGTTTGGTGCTGAAGGAGGCACTCATGATACTGATATCTCCAGTAACGCTATTTGGAAAATAGAATATGACAATGCCTTATGGGCGAGACCATCCATCCAAACTGCTAAAGGAAATGCCACCATCACTATCACTGCAGATGCTAATGAATCTACTGATGAAAGAAGCATGACCTTCACCCTAACCAGCACTGGTGCAGATGATATCTCCATCACTTTAACCCAAGAGGCAGCGGAAGAGGAGGAAACAGAGCCCGAAAAAGCTGATTTTATAGAGCCTGATAATACTGACATGAGAGCGCTTACTTCGCTTGAGATGTCGGCAGAAATGGGCATCGGTTGGAATCTGGGCAACTCTTTAGAAGCGATTTCTGCTAATGGCGGTGTGTTCTCTGGCAATGAAACCAGCTGGGGTAATCCTTTGGTTACTAAGCAATTAATAGATTCTGTAAAAGCAGCCGGTTTTAACACCGTAAGAATCCCTGTATCATGGTCTCATATGTTTGATAACGAAGGCACCTATAAAATTAGCTACGCCTGGAAACAACGCGTGGAGGAAGTGGTGAATTATGTGCTGGCTAATGATATGTATGCCATTATCAATATCCACTGGGACGGTGGCTGGATGGATCATCCATTCTATGATAATCAGGAAGGCATCAATACCAGACTGGATGCTATGTGGAAACAAATAGCAGTTTACTTCAGAGATTATGATGATCATCTACTCTTTGCAGGTACTAATGAGGTTCATGAAGAAGGTAATTATAATGCGCCATCTGAGGAGAACGTGGAGGTGCAAAACTCTTTTAATCAGACCTTTGTGAATACGGTTCGGGCTACAGGAGGTAGAAATACCTACAGACACCTGATAGTGCAGGGCTTTAACACCAATATTGATCACACCGTGAGTGGTTTCGTGGTACCTGAGGACGATACCGATGACCGAATGATGGTGGAAGTACATTTCTATGATCCTTATCAATTTGCTCTGGAAGAAAACGGCTCTACTTCACTTTGGGGTGATGATAATTCCGGAAGCGCTGGTCATGCTGGCTGGGGAGATGAGGCCTGGGTAGATGCGCAGTTTGCGAAGATGAAAACCAACTTTGTAGATCAGGGCTATGGTGTTATTCTGGGTGAGTTTGGAGCTATCTACAGAGCCAATCCTGCGAATGCCACTTTAGCCGAACACGTGGATTCCAGAAACTATTATTTGAATTACGTTACCGCCGCGGCACTTGAAAATGACTTAGTCCCTGTTTATTGGGATAATGGAAATACTGGAGATAACGGCTTTGGATTATTCAATCGGTCAACGGGTGATAAAGCCCATGCTGATGCCATTGAAGCTATTGTTTCTGCCGAAGATTAAGTTTTAGTTTTAATCATGTAAGGTTGCAATGCTCGTCCTTCGGGGCGGGCATTCATCATTATTTTAGATACTGTCTCACTTTTAAATCAATACCATTGCAAACCCTTTTTAATCGCTTAGGTTTCATTCTCATTTTTATTATAGCAATCAGTTGCGGTCAGGAAAAAGCATCTCAAAGAACTGTTTCAGACTTCAATCAGGGCTGGCTTTTTTCTTTGACAGATAGCACCGTGGAGGCCAGTGATCCCAGTTTTAATGATTCCAGCTG
This genomic interval carries:
- a CDS encoding cellulase family glycosylhydrolase → MKNLVKYCLVLSYLLCPFLVSCGEDDGGETPPPDEVTLSIAANSFAFGAEGGTHDTDISSNAIWKIEYDNALWARPSIQTAKGNATITITADANESTDERSMTFTLTSTGADDISITLTQEAAEEEETEPEKADFIEPDNTDMRALTSLEMSAEMGIGWNLGNSLEAISANGGVFSGNETSWGNPLVTKQLIDSVKAAGFNTVRIPVSWSHMFDNEGTYKISYAWKQRVEEVVNYVLANDMYAIINIHWDGGWMDHPFYDNQEGINTRLDAMWKQIAVYFRDYDDHLLFAGTNEVHEEGNYNAPSEENVEVQNSFNQTFVNTVRATGGRNTYRHLIVQGFNTNIDHTVSGFVVPEDDTDDRMMVEVHFYDPYQFALEENGSTSLWGDDNSGSAGHAGWGDEAWVDAQFAKMKTNFVDQGYGVILGEFGAIYRANPANATLAEHVDSRNYYLNYVTAAALENDLVPVYWDNGNTGDNGFGLFNRSTGDKAHADAIEAIVSAED